The following proteins are co-located in the Siansivirga zeaxanthinifaciens CC-SAMT-1 genome:
- the dnaB gene encoding replicative DNA helicase — MKQPDQIKGYKVDKSTLISLEKGKIPPQALDLEEVVLGAMMIDKKGVDEVIDILSPDAFYKEAHQHIFAAIFQLFENSEPVDLLTVSTQLKKNGKLELSGGDFYLISLTQKVSSSAHIEFHARIILQKFIQRSLIKISNEIIEDAYDESKDVFDLLDNAESKLYEVTQGNIKKSSETAQELVIQAKKKIEEISNKEGLSGIPTGFTKLDKLTSGWQPSDLIIIAARPGMGKTALTLSMARNIAVDQNIPVAFFSLEMASVQLITRLISSETGLSSEKLRTGKLEKHEWEQLNVKVKGLEKAPLFIDDTPSLSIFDLRAKARRLSSQHGIKLIMIDYLQLMTGGSNHGGNREQEISMISRNLKALAKELNVPVIALSQLSRAVETRGGSKRPLLSDLRESGAIEQDADIVSFIYRPEYYKIDEWDDEERSPTEGQGEFIVAKHRNGGLENIRLKFLGHLGKFDNLDEFDSPFEFHSKMNAAANDDTFKTDNFKASPDQAFGSSFNDEDDSEVPF; from the coding sequence ATGAAACAACCCGACCAAATAAAAGGATATAAAGTAGATAAAAGCACCTTAATAAGTTTAGAAAAGGGGAAAATACCACCTCAAGCCCTTGATTTAGAAGAGGTTGTGTTAGGTGCTATGATGATTGATAAAAAAGGTGTCGACGAAGTTATCGATATTTTAAGTCCAGATGCCTTTTATAAAGAAGCACATCAACACATATTTGCTGCGATATTTCAGTTGTTTGAAAATAGTGAGCCAGTTGACTTATTAACCGTTTCAACGCAATTAAAGAAAAATGGAAAATTAGAACTTTCGGGAGGCGATTTTTATCTCATTTCTTTAACTCAAAAAGTATCTTCTTCTGCACATATCGAGTTTCATGCGCGTATTATTCTTCAAAAGTTTATTCAACGTAGTTTAATAAAAATTTCAAATGAAATTATTGAAGATGCCTACGACGAAAGTAAGGATGTTTTCGATTTACTTGATAATGCCGAGTCTAAACTTTATGAAGTAACTCAAGGTAATATTAAGAAGTCGAGTGAAACTGCTCAAGAATTAGTTATCCAGGCTAAAAAGAAAATTGAAGAAATTTCAAATAAAGAAGGTTTAAGTGGTATTCCTACCGGATTCACAAAATTAGATAAGCTTACCTCTGGATGGCAACCATCCGATTTAATTATTATTGCTGCACGACCTGGTATGGGTAAAACAGCATTAACCTTATCTATGGCTCGTAATATTGCTGTCGACCAAAATATACCGGTAGCCTTCTTCTCATTAGAGATGGCGTCGGTACAGTTAATAACTCGTTTGATTTCTAGTGAAACGGGTTTGTCTTCTGAAAAATTACGTACCGGTAAATTAGAAAAACATGAGTGGGAGCAGCTTAACGTAAAGGTTAAAGGTTTAGAAAAAGCACCTTTATTTATAGACGATACACCGTCACTTTCTATTTTCGATTTACGTGCCAAAGCCAGACGTTTATCTTCTCAACACGGCATTAAATTAATCATGATTGATTACTTACAACTAATGACAGGTGGTAGTAATCATGGAGGTAATCGTGAACAAGAAATCTCGATGATTTCCCGAAACTTGAAAGCATTAGCTAAAGAACTAAACGTACCTGTTATAGCCTTATCGCAGTTATCTCGTGCTGTTGAAACGCGTGGCGGTAGTAAACGTCCGTTACTATCAGATTTACGTGAATCTGGAGCTATTGAGCAGGATGCCGATATTGTAAGCTTTATTTACCGACCAGAATATTATAAAATTGATGAGTGGGATGATGAAGAACGTTCTCCTACTGAAGGACAAGGTGAATTTATTGTTGCCAAGCATCGTAATGGTGGTTTAGAGAATATTAGGTTGAAATTCCTTGGACATTTAGGTAAGTTCGATAATCTTGACGAATTCGATTCACCTTTCGAGTTTCATTCTAAAATGAATGCAGCTGCTAACGACGATACTTTCAAAACAGATAATTTTAAAGCAAGTCCAGATCAAGCTTTTGGTAGTTCTTTTAACGACGAAGACGACAGCGAAGTGCCGTTTTAA
- a CDS encoding acetyl-CoA carboxylase carboxyltransferase subunit alpha, which yields MEYLEFELPIKELEDQLQKCEIIGKESDVDVSKTCEQIEKKLKETQKEIYKNLTPWQRVQLSRHPNRPYTLDHIRAICGETFLELHGDRSFKDDKAMIGGLGKIGDQSFMFIGQQKGYNTKTRQYRNFGMANPEGYRKALRLMKSAEKFGIPIVTLLDTPGAYPGLEAEERGQGEAIARNILEMTRLKVPVITIVIGEGASGGALGIGVGDVVLMLENTWYSVISPESCSSILWHSWEFKEQAAEALKLTASDMKKLKLVDEIIKEPLGGAHRDREKTFESVSNAIIKHYEILKNLSPKDLVAKRMDKYMQMGVFKD from the coding sequence ATGGAATATTTAGAATTTGAACTCCCTATAAAAGAACTAGAAGATCAGCTTCAAAAATGTGAAATCATTGGTAAAGAAAGCGATGTTGATGTTTCTAAAACTTGCGAGCAAATTGAGAAAAAGTTAAAAGAGACTCAAAAGGAGATATATAAAAATTTAACTCCTTGGCAGCGCGTTCAATTATCTCGTCATCCAAACAGACCATATACATTAGATCATATTAGAGCTATTTGCGGTGAAACTTTTTTAGAATTACACGGCGATAGAAGTTTTAAAGATGATAAAGCCATGATTGGTGGTTTAGGTAAAATTGGCGATCAAAGTTTCATGTTTATTGGTCAGCAAAAAGGGTATAATACCAAGACACGCCAATATAGAAATTTTGGTATGGCAAATCCAGAAGGTTACAGAAAAGCTTTGCGATTAATGAAATCTGCCGAGAAATTTGGAATTCCAATTGTAACTTTATTGGATACCCCAGGAGCTTATCCGGGTCTTGAAGCCGAAGAGCGCGGACAAGGTGAGGCTATAGCAAGAAATATTTTAGAAATGACTCGCTTAAAAGTGCCTGTAATTACTATTGTTATAGGTGAAGGAGCGTCAGGTGGGGCCTTAGGTATTGGTGTAGGCGATGTTGTTTTAATGTTAGAAAATACTTGGTACTCTGTTATTTCTCCAGAATCATGTTCATCAATTTTATGGCATAGTTGGGAGTTTAAAGAACAAGCGGCAGAAGCTTTAAAATTAACAGCCAGCGATATGAAAAAATTAAAGTTGGTTGATGAAATTATTAAAGAACCACTAGGTGGCGCTCATAGAGACAGAGAAAAAACTTTTGAATCGGTTAGTAATGCCATTATTAAACATTACGAGATTTTAAAAAACTTATCACCAAAGGATTTGGTTGCTAAGCGTATGGATAAATACATGCAAATGGGTGTATTTAAAGACTAA
- a CDS encoding DMT family transporter, which translates to MLNDKIKNYLHLHLLVFIAGFTAILGELIIISAIPLVWFRMVFASSLMLIYIKFAKVKLSIRPKELVRLAIAGIIIALHWITFFGAIDESNISITLTMFSTGAFFASFIEPIFYKRRILWYEILFGVIVIIGVYVISRGELKYINGIILGITSAFLSSLFAVLNGTFIKKHQATVIAFYEFLSGVLFVSIFLLFSDKGFSRAFFNISLPDLGYLLILASICTTYAYIASIHVMRFLSPYTVVLTYNLEPVYGIIMAILLFPDKEHMGPNFYFGALIIIVTVLANGILKNIKTLKNRRLAKAVR; encoded by the coding sequence ATGCTAAACGATAAAATTAAAAATTACTTACACCTTCATTTGTTGGTTTTTATAGCTGGTTTTACAGCTATTTTAGGAGAATTAATAATCATTTCGGCAATTCCTTTAGTTTGGTTTCGTATGGTATTTGCCTCCTCTTTAATGCTTATTTATATAAAGTTTGCTAAGGTTAAATTAAGCATAAGACCCAAAGAGCTTGTTCGACTTGCCATAGCAGGAATTATAATTGCTTTACATTGGATTACCTTTTTTGGTGCTATAGACGAATCTAATATATCCATTACTTTAACCATGTTTTCTACAGGAGCTTTTTTTGCTTCATTTATTGAACCTATATTTTATAAAAGACGCATTCTTTGGTATGAAATTTTATTTGGCGTTATAGTTATTATTGGGGTATACGTAATAAGTAGAGGAGAATTGAAATACATCAATGGAATTATTTTAGGAATAACCTCTGCATTTTTATCTTCATTATTTGCAGTATTAAATGGTACTTTCATAAAAAAGCATCAAGCAACAGTAATTGCTTTTTACGAATTTTTAAGTGGTGTATTATTCGTTTCAATTTTTTTACTTTTTAGTGATAAAGGGTTTTCAAGAGCGTTCTTTAATATTAGTTTACCCGATTTAGGATACTTATTAATTCTAGCTTCTATTTGTACAACTTACGCTTATATTGCATCTATCCATGTAATGCGCTTTTTAAGTCCTTACACAGTAGTATTAACCTACAATTTAGAGCCAGTTTACGGTATAATAATGGCTATTTTGTTGTTTCCAGATAAGGAACATATGGGGCCTAATTTTTATTTTGGTGCCCTAATAATTATTGTAACAGTGCTTGCAAATGGTATATTAAAGAATATAAAAACTCTAAAAAACAGACGTTTAGCAAAAGCTGTTCGTTAA